A single window of Aphidius gifuensis isolate YNYX2018 linkage group LG1, ASM1490517v1, whole genome shotgun sequence DNA harbors:
- the LOC122861236 gene encoding ribosomal RNA processing protein 1 homolog has translation MAIKKLLKKNPSRQRGLRKNKKYEKENVNIVKKKQNKTLVSQDLKFARSLASNDKKQREKTLKKLRVWISLRSKTSFAFSEMDLMRLWKGLFYCMWMSDKPLIQEDLAESISQLVHCFESKELTILYTKCALKALSTEWFGIDQYRLDKFQMLVRRIIRQTFYVCKKQSWDMDWINDVSKVFEEILLNEKCPLGLSFHITDIYCEELAKVSEGDIPENVVAELLRPFAINLAVKNDNRQIRHTIKQVFRYLMFQSDVGMDYKEKFEAWSKAGFPTGNIDAMEKVELSDDDEDELEEELDDEMMDVDMTSDKKQQSKPLDPRAGRVDVEIPQLPFDANGIVELLSECKMNPSSTPKTRKNISILIDQFKEIAQGSMPLGIKTVDLPTRKNPETNPTKAAKRLLELEDKLFETSCSRRKKARIEMKKKKRVEKKSEAPVETTIETEVETPIETEVDIPHVAPVEEKVVTPVKTKVKTKSPVLKKVKNSIAKTPIKTPAKTLTETPVKTPKTPTITSVKTPIKTPVKTSTETPVKTPKTPTLTSVKTPIKTPVKTSTETPVKTPKTPTITSVKTPNKTPVKTSTETPVKTPKTSTITSIKTPIKTPAKTLTETPVKTPKTPTITSVKTSTVTPVKTPLKTPTKTPTVKTPCKTPTITSVKVSTATPVKTVTPLKNTLKTPSNSPTKTPIMSAIKLMDSNSSTKKKVRIVLQKNTAQNPSEYHLQLRNSPQNPYDGNKKPLAGVLKPSPFPSPRNPFYKSKMKYC, from the exons atggcaattaaaaaattattaaaaaagaaccCATCAAGACAAAGaggtttaagaaaaaataaaaaatatgaaaaggaaaatgttaatattgttaaaaaaaaacaaaataaaacacttGTTTCACAAGATCTTAAATTTGCAAGATCACTTGCAAGTAATGACAAGAAACAAAGAGAAAAAACTCTTAAAAAATTACGTGTTTGGATTTCACTTAGATCTAAAACGTCATTTG cATTCTCAGAGATGGACTTAATGAGATTATGGAAAGGTCTCTTTTATTGTATGTGGATGTCTGACAAGCCTCTAATTCAAGAAGATCTTGCTGAATCAATTAGCCAATTGGTACATTGTTTTGAGTCAAAAgaattgacaattttatatacaaaatgtgCCTTAAAAGCATTATCAACTGAATGGTTTGGAATTGATCAGTATAgacttgataaatttcaaatgttAGTAAGAAGAATAATTCGTCAAACATTTTATGTttgtaaaaaacaatcatGGGATATGGATTGGATAAATGATGTATCAAAAGTAtttgaagaaatattattaaatgaaaaatgtccaCTTGGTTTGTCATTTCATATAACTGATATATATTGTGAAGAATTAGCTAAAGTATCTGAGGGTGATATACCAGAAAATGTTGTTGCTGAATTATTACGTCCATTTGCAATTAATTTAGcagttaaaaatgataatcgTCAAATACGTCATACAATAAAACAAGTATTTAGATATTTAATGTTCCAGTCAGATGTTGGTATggattataaagaaaaatttgaagCATGGAGTAAAGCTGGATTTCCAACTGGTAATATTGATGCTATGGAAAAAGTTGAATtatcagatgatgatgaagatgaactTGAAGAAGAATTAGATGATGAAATGATGGATGTTGATATGACAAgtgataaaaaacaacaatcaaaACCTTTAGATCCACGAGCTGGTAGAGTTGATGTTGAAATTCCACAATTACCATTTGATGCAAATggaattgttgaattattgagTGAATGTAAAATGAATCCATCTTCAACACCAAAAACtcgtaaaaatatatcaatacttattgatcaatttaaaGAAATTGCTCAAGGTTCAATGCCACTTGGTATTAAAACAGTTGATTTACCAACACGAAAAAATCCTGAAACAAATCCAACAAAAGCAGCCAAGAGATTGTTGGAACTTGAAGATAAGCTATTTGAAACTTCATGTTCACGAAGAAAGAAGGCACGtattgagatgaaaaaaaagaaacgagTTGAGAAAAAATCTGAGGCACCAGTTGAGACTACAATTGAAACAGAAGTTGAGACTCCAATTGAAACTGAAGTTGACATTCCACATGTGGctccagtggaggaaaaagtTGTTACTCCAGTTAAGACAAAGGTAAAGACAAAGAGTCcagttttgaaaaaagttaaaaattcaattgccAAGACTCCAATTAAAACTCCAGCTAAAACTTTAACTGAAACTCCTGTCAAGACACCTAAAACTCCAACTATAACATCAGTCAAGACTCCAATTAAAACTCCAGTAAAAACATCAACTGAAACTCCTGTTAAGACACCTAAAACTCCAACTCTAACTTCAGTCAAGACTCCAATTAAAACTCCAGTTAAAACATCAACTGAAACTCCTGTTAAGACACCTAAAACTCCAACTATAACATCAGTCAAGACTCCAAATAAAACTCCAGTAAAAACATCAACTGAAACTCCTGTTAAGACACCTAAAACTTCAACTATAACTTCAATCAAGACTCCAATTAAAACTCCAGCTAAAACTTTAACTGAAACTCCTGTCAAGACACCTAAAACTCCAACTATAACTTCAGTCAAGACATCAACTGTAACTCCAGTTAAAACTCCATTAAAAACTCCAACTAAAACACCAACTGTCAAGACTCCATGTAAAACTCCAACTATAACTTCAGTTAAAGTTTCAACTGCAACTCCAGTCAAGACTGTAACACCacttaaaaatacattgaaaacTCCAAGTAATTCACCAACAAAAACTCCAATTATGTctgcaattaaattaatggattcaaattcatcaactaaaaaaaaagttagaattgtattacaaaaaaatacagctCAAAATCCATCTGAATATCATCTTCAACTGAGAAATAGTCCACAAAATCCATatgatggaaataaaaaaccacTAGCTGGTGTTTTAAAACCAAGTCCATTCCCAAGCCCTAGAAATCCATTTTATAAGTCTAAAATGAAGTATTGCTAA